The following are from one region of the Bactrocera oleae isolate idBacOlea1 chromosome 6, idBacOlea1, whole genome shotgun sequence genome:
- the LOC106618172 gene encoding uncharacterized protein, translated as MALQLILLLKFLFLNAVLAQNQNILEDNKREMVKNSTLLEVHVRLFNDLLARNAAIKDKNVGWPIATTTCDGTDELENVLTTAVQDYDWWSATYLVREVVNNTQNATVHYIGYKVLWRKLITDKLQYDPAYVIDFYLTLKNVTRDLGTYTGPLIALEREVLAYLVERSAQLLEVTLHPANYENINAICMNVSNYEVARRLLAQLDVTKMGANIFEEILNVTFDAVEQLESKKDTVKALNCLGLNANQRLIAHLVFLQRNNDLHALLYNKIQQLVGSCDLNSLAPKYWERIGAFLPTSMEILHNASAVCIHNVTGDFGYLSECSQTSLMCTFRNDNKYRSAFRFERLLGNRYIFQSTYWQNYIKLESNGFHGNSTVPPAFIKNIYGSATPSLWQAVFVGNNVALVDPSMRQYLCGGNQSMWSNAEQYVYSRRAEDFQLFQHECLWLVEDCSDMI; from the coding sequence atggcaCTCCAGCTGATTTTATTACTCAAATTCTTGTTTCTTAACGCGGTATTGGCGCAAAACCAAAATATATTGGAGGATAACAAACGTGAAATGGTCAAAAATTCGACGCTCCTAGAAGTGCATGTGAGGCTCTTTAACGACCTGCTTGCCCGGAATGCAGCGATAAAGGATAAAAATGTAGGCTGgccaattgcaacaacaacgtgCGATGGCACAGACGAACTGGAAAATGTGTTAACGACAGCTGTGCAAGATTACGACTGGTGGAGCGCAACTTATCTCGTAAGAGAGGTCGTCAATAACACACAAAATGCCACTGTACATTACATAGGCTATAAAGTGCTGTGGCGCAAATTAATAACGGATAAGCTACAATATGATCCCGCATACGTAATCGATTTTTATTTGACACTCAAGAATGTAACGCGCGATTTAGGCACTTATACAGGACCGTTAATTGCATTGGAGCGTGAAGTGCTTGCATACCTTGTGGAGCGTAGTGCGCAACTGCTTGAGGTGACACTGCATCCCGCTAATTACGAGAACATAAACGCAATTTGTATGAATGTGTCAAACTATGAAGTTGCACGACGCTTACTCGCACAATTGGACGTAACTAAAATGggtgcaaatatttttgaagaaattttgaatgtgACCTTCGACGCCGTTGAACAGTTGGAGAGCAAAAAGGATACCGTTAAAGCGCTCAACTGTTTGGGTTTGAATGCCAATCAACGTTTGATAGCACATTTGGTGTTCTTGCAGCGGAATAACGATTTGCACGCGCTACTATACAACAAGATACAACAACTAGTTGGTAGTTGTGATCTAAATAGCTTGGCGCCCAAGTACTGGGAACGCATTGGCGCTTTTCTGCCAACATCTATGGAGATTCTGCATAATGCCAGCGCCGTGTGCATTCACAATGTGACCGGTGATTTCGGTTACCTAAGTGAATGTTCGCAAACCTCTTTGATGTGCACATTTCGCAATGACAACAAGTACCGTTCAGCCTTTCGTTTTGAGCGCCTGTTGGGCAACAGGTATATCTTCCAGAGCACATATtggcaaaattatataaaattggagAGTAATGGCTTTCATGGCAACAGTACTGTGCCGCCGGcgttcattaaaaatatttatggctCGGCAACGCCAAGTTTGTGGCAAGCGGTGTTCGTGGGCAACAACGTCGCATTAGTGGACCCTAGCATGCGTCAATACTTGTGTGGTGGCAATCAGAGCATGTGGAGCAATGCCGAACAATATGTTTATAGCCGACGCGCCGAGGATTTTCAGTTGTTTCAGCACGAGTGTCTTTGGTTGGTAGAAGACTGCAGTGATATGATCTAG